From Aegilops tauschii subsp. strangulata cultivar AL8/78 chromosome 5, Aet v6.0, whole genome shotgun sequence:
ggacgacactctcccctctcgttgctatgcatcaccatgatcttgcgtgtgcgtagggaaatttttgaaattactacgttccccaacagggagATGAGGAAGATAGAAGGAAAACACATTGGGTGGCATGGGACAAATTGACAAGACCTAAAGGTAAAGGCGGTATGGGCTTTCGTGATCTTAGACTTTTTAATCAAGCTCTTTTGGCAAAACAAGCTTGGCGTTTATTGATATATCCGGACTCTATGTGCGAAGTTGATGAAGGCAAAGTATTATCCTCAGGGACATATTTTGGATACGGTGTTCCCGCGTTCTTCATCAGTTACTTGGCAGGGTATTATGCATGGCTTGGAACTGCTTAAGAAAGGGGTCATTTGGAGGGTGTGTGATGGGCTAGTATTAATATTTGGAGGGAAATTGGATTCCCAGAAACAACGGCCTAAAAATTTCTGCAAAAAGGCATAATACAAGATTGAAGTGGGTATCTGAGTTATTTATGAGCACGAGTAAATGTTGGGATGAGAATTTGGTGAAGCATATCTTCTATCCACATGATGCTGATGAGATTCTAAAGATTTGTATTCATGCCCATGGGGAGGGAGATTTTGTTGCGTGGAATTACGAGAACAATGGTATATTTTCTGTTAAAAGTGCATACAATTTTGCGATTAAATTGAAGGAGAGTCAAGATACCTTTGGTCAATCTAGTGTCGAACCAGAGGGGGAAAGGAGGATATGGCAGTTAATCTGGAAGGCTAATATTCCTCATAAGATTAGAATTTTTGCGTGGCGTGCTGCTACGAATAGTTTGACAGTCCAATTGAATAGATTAAAACACCATCAGACTAATTCAGGTATGTGCACTATTTGTGGGGTGGAAGATGAAAGAACTTTTCATGCTCTGGTGAGGCGTTCTAAAGCTCGTGCTCTACGGTTGGTCTTGAGAGATTCTTGGAATATTCCGGATAAAGAGTTTTTCAAATGCTCCGGACCAGACTGGATTTTGAGTTTGCTAGATCAGTTGAGCCTACGGCAGcgagagcaaattttattcctctTCTGGTGAGCTTGGCATCTGAGAAATGATTTAATTTTTGGAAAGAGAAAGGAATCCATTTCTAACTCGGCAAATTTTGTGCAAATTTATTGGTCCTCCTTTTCGGCCAATCACAAGGCTATACAATTGGATTCTCGCGACAAAGGTAAGGAAAAGGTGAGAGGTGTTATTGCGGATTTTGCCTCGGTGGAAGAGCATGAGAGTATTAAGGCTGCAAGTGTGGGGGTTGTCACTAGGAATTCGTCTGGTGAAATTATCTTGTCCTCGTGGGATTTTATTGGTCAGTGTACTAGTGTCAATGAAGCCGAGCTCCGTGCCTGCCTAGCAGGTCTTTATATTGGTATTACCCTTCACCAGTCTATTATTTTGGAGACTGACTGTGCTTTCGTACATTCTTTCCTTGCGAATGACAAGCTTGACAGATCCCCTCTGGTTGACCTGAAGAAAGAGGCCCTGAGTATCGTCAAGATGTTACAGAATGTGAGTTTTTCAAAATTAAATCGGCGTGCCAATGTGGTGGCACATGAGATTGCTAAGCTTAGTTTTAATAGTAGGTCTGACGGGTTGCTCGTCAATATTGTTCCGCCCTGCGTGGCATATGTTGTAATGACTGATTGTAATAACCTTCtgtttaattaattaatatatggGGGGTTTCAAAAAAACAATATGTATGTTGACATTACTTACCAAAACCAACAAGGGAGCAAGGTGCTTTCATCAGGGGCTACTAACagtgtcctggattagggggtgcTCATCATGTCGGCCTACCATTCATGCGCCGGGCCGACGACCCATCGACAACTAAAGGATGGGCCACATAAGCCATGGCCCTCAGCACACTCAAGATGGAATACTACGTAGACTTGGCATATAATTCAAGACGTATTCAAACGATTGGCATGTTTATTCCTAGATGTAGCCAACATACTTGTAACCCTAGATACCCCCGGTGCCTATACAAACCGAGGGGTTTAGCCTGTCGAGGCACGCTAGAACAGGTTAGAACTCACtcatacgatctcgaggtagatcatctTGTACTTTGTATCCCATCCACAATCAATACAATACAAGTaggatgtagggttttacctcttcgagagggcccaaacctgggtaaacatcgtgtcttTCTCTATCCCCTGTTACCATCTAACTGAGACCaccagcttgggaccccctatcAAGATACGCCGGTTTTAGCACCGACAACTGGTTTGATCACTGCTAGGGCCTGTGCAGTGGCCTTTAGTGATTGAAAGCTTAGAATTACCATGGATAATTATCTAAAGAAACAAAGTAAAAAAGGATCAGTATATGGAGAAATGATGTAAAAAAAGGACCAGTATCTCATCTCAACTGAATTATTCATAGGCTAGCTAATCACAAAATCATCACTCTCTACGACGAGCAGTGCCGATGGCCCGTCGAGCAGTAGCGACTCCAGTGACGTCGGCATGTTGTTTGGGTTGTCGGTGTAGCCCGGCGAGTCGGTCGGGTCCTCACTAGCGAGACCTGCCATGTTTGTCGGGCGGTCGTCATAGATTGGGGGTAGGGCGGTGACACTGTCGACGGGCAGCGATGATGGATGCTCGTCATTGCTTTGCCTGCTCCGGTGCAACTCGAGCACATTATGATGGGAATTGGCATTCTTTGATCGTACAAACGTGGGGATCGCCATGGGCCGATACTCTAGCAGCAGCCTCCCCTACCTGTACTACACGTCGCACACGTTGCACAGTGTGCCTCACTCCTTTGGCACCTCCCCCACCCTAACATCTCTAACGACCCATGCAAGTAGCTCTTCCCATTATTTTGTCGACCATGGCGCTAAAGGGGCTTCGCTTCTTGGACACTTCCTCTCTTCTTCGAAGGCTTTCTAGGTAGGTGCACAGACGGAGGTGCCTTGGGCTCCCAGATGGGACTCTCCGGTGTGGAGTTGATGCTTGGGCGCTTCCGCGGGAATCCGTCACTGACCACCCTGCTGGACGGCACTCCTATAGCAACACCCCCTTCTTGTACCACATTCCACAGGCGGTGCAGACCTCCCTCCGCCCCATCAACCCTTCTATCCACAAAGGTGGCTCCAGGACCCGCAGTGCAAGCAACTCGTCCCCGGGAGTGGCGCTAGCATGACTTCTGTCCTGGGAAGCCTCCTCGTGGCTGACTTTTCTGACGAGGTAAATAGCCATATGCACCTTGGGCTCCCACGTCGGGCTCTCTAGTAGCGAATTGACGATTGGGCTTGCTACCGGATGGTGCTCCGGTCCCGTCCCGGTCTTACTGTACCAGGCCCAGTAGGCGTTGCAGAGGATACCCCGCCACATCGACCCTGACCTCTGTTGCGGCATCTCTGCCGCCTTGTAGTGCAGGAACCTCCTCAACCTCTTAGGAGGCTTATCGGTCATGCCTGGATCGACAGACGGGGCCACCCGCACACGCTAAGGCGGGAGAACCTTCTCCCCTCTTCTTCCGCACGGTGGGGCCCTAACCCACGTCCAGACGTTATGTTAACTATGGGGAACGGAGATGCCCTGCAAACAAGTGGACTCGCGGATGGGATTGGGTTGTGATGTCAGAGGTAGGCCAGACTGTGAGCCTAAATCGAGATGGGAATTCTTTGTGGCTAAGAATGACTACGTGGGAATATTCCTGACATGCGTGCAACACGGGTAAGGCAAGATACTTGTCGAGAGCTGAGATTGCCCTGGACACCTCAGATTTAATTTGATAAGCCATGCTTGCCTTCGAAAGGAAGATTCATTGAACCTGTTTCAAGACTGACGACCCAAGAAGAAGAATAGTTCAGATGGACCGAAGTGCATCTAGACTTGAAGACCAGTTCAGGGCCTACTGACAGTGCCTGGCTGGGGGTTCTCTCAACACGCCATATCCTGATCTGTTGGGCCGGGCCGAGGACCCCTATGTCGTTCCACCAATGGGCCACGATGAAAATGACCCATGGCGTACGAAGGGAAGGCTCCTGAAGGCTTGCCGTGTACTCCAAGATGTTAGAAGTCGTCTACAACTCATCCTCTTTGTACATAGCTAGCTTAGATGTAACCCTAGACCCTCCGGTACCTATATAAACCGAGGGGCAAGGCTCGCAAAGGACGCACAACGCGCCCGAGGTAGATCATATGTACTTTGTACCCACCCAAAAGCAATAAAACACAAGCAGGACGCAGGTTTTATCTCTCCGtagagcccgaacctgggtgaaAACTTGTGTCCTTGTTACCATCGCCTCAAGAGCGTTAGTTCGGGGGCCCTACTCGAGATCTGCCGGATTTGACTCCGTCACTACCCGCCGCCAGCAGCCGCCCGGCGCCGAAGGATGCTCCTCGCCGCACCCCTTGCCGAGGGTTGTTGGTGGTGGGGCTGCTCCTCGCCACCAGTATCTCCTCCTCCACGAGTCACAATCCCCACCTCTGACTAGTGGTGGTGGGGCTGCTCCTCGCCACTGATTTCTCCTCCCGGCGAGCCGCACTTCTGTCGACGATTGTTGGTGGTGGGTTGCTCCTCGCCACAGATTTCTCCTCACTATCGGTGAAGGGAATGGATAAGGAAAGGAGAGGGGAAATCGAACCGGTCGTGCGTAATGAGTGGGCTGTGTTCCCGCCGAGGATATTTCCTAGCGAACGGGCAGATTGTATGACGTGGCAACACTGCCTGCATTAAGATTCGTGTTCGGACGGTAGCCGAAGCGTTACACTGGGAGACTGTAAATTTGATATTAGATTTATACTGTTTCCGAAAATCAATGTGGATATCAACTACTGGGCTGCAAGATTTAAAGAAGATCTCACTCTGCTTGCCCAAAGGATCAAAGAGGCTCGTAAACATTTCCTTTCGCCTTTGTAGCTTCACTCCCTTAGAACTCCTAGTTTTGTGTTAGCTCTATCTTCTGAGTTTATTTTGCAACATACCCAAAGTGGTATGCCTTGCCTTGGAGTAAAAATGTACAGTGTGGACACGTTTCAGTGCAGGTAAGCAAATAGCGGTGGATGTATGGTTGGTTGCGGCGTGCGTGCGCAGGCGCGTCTTTTGCTGCAGTCGGGAAGTATTCAGTCGCAGCGTGGCCGAGCATCCGACTCTAGACACTACTAGGTTGTCCGGTCACAGAAGCTGGCAGTCACGCCCCCGGGCAGATCGTCTTTTGTCTGTTCATCCTGTCATCTGCTGCCGCCGCACGGTCGCAGCCGCCGTCCATGGCGACGGCGGAGGAAGGCGAGGGAGGAGAGGTACAGGTATCGGCTTATCTTTCTTTACCTTTGGTGGGTGGGCGGGTCGATCTACATCTTTAACACGGTGAGCTAAAGATAGTTTTTTTTTTTGCTGAGCAGCCACCAGGATTAGGGAGGGGGAGGTGTCCAAGATTCCGGCGATCTGAGGCGACCCGCGACATGGCCGGGGGCGGCGGCGTTGGGGGGAAGGAGGATGGCGGCACGGAGCCCCCGCTCCAGTTCGTCCTCGCTCTCCCCGCAACGGCGCTCCCCGCCGTCGTCTCCCGCCTGGAGGCCGCCGTCCCGCGGAAGGCGCGCAGCTACCTCCCCCGCAACGTCCCGTCGGCCTGGTGGTCACTCAGGATCCCCTTCATCCAGCCGCTGCCGCCGGCTGGGGACCCGGCAAACGAAGAAGAGGGGAGAAGGTTCCCCCGCCCCCAGCGCGTGCAGGTGGCTCCGTCTCTCGATCCAGGCACGGCCGATAAGCCGCCCAAGAGACTGAAGAGGTGCCTGCACTGCAAGGCGGTGGAGACGCCGCAGCGGAGGTCAGGGCCGATGGGGCGGGGTACCCTCTGCAACGCCTGCGGAGTATGGTACAGTAAGAACGGGACGCTGCCGGAGCACCGTCCGGTGGCAAGCCCAATCGTCGATTCGCCGCTGGAGAACCCGATCTGGGAGCCCGAGGTGCCTGGGGCCATCTACCTGGTCAGAAAGTCGGCCACGGAGAGGATGCCTCCCAGGACAGAAGCCGCGCCAGCGCCAGCGCCACGGCCGGGGACGAGCTGCTTGCACTGCGGGTCGTCGGAGCCACCTTTGTGGATAGAAGGGTCGATGGGGCGGAGGGAGGTCTGCACCGCCTGCGGCATGAGGTACAAGAAAGGGAGGTTGCTGCCGGAGTGCCGTCCAGCAGAGTGCTCAGTAACGGATTCCCGGCAGGAGAGCCCAGTCATCAACTCCCCGCCAGAGAGTCCCATCTGGGAGCCTGAGGTGCCTTCGTCCGTGCACCTGCCAAGAAAGCcttcaaagaagaagaagaggcgGCGGCCTAGAAGCGAAGCCCCTTCGGCGCCATGGCCGGCAAATAAGGGGAAGAGGTGCCAGCACTGTGGGTCGTCAGAGACGCCACAGTGGAGGGAGGGGCCAAAGGGGCGAGCCACGCTGTGCAACGCGTGTGGCGTGCGGTACAGGCAGGGGAGGCTACTGCCGGAGTACCGGCCCGTGGCGAGCCCTACATTTGTGCCAACAAAGCATGCCAATACCCACCGCAAGGTGCTCCAGTTGCATCGAACCAGGCAAAGCAACGACGAGCATCCATCACCGTTGCCTGCCGACAGCGTCACCAACCTGCCCCCAATCCGCAACGAGCTCCCGACCACCAGCACGGCAGGTCTCGCCAGTGAGGACCCGACCGATGCACCGGGCTACACCGACAACCCAATCAACGTGCCGAGCTCACTGGACTCGCTGCTGCTCGACGGGCCGTCGGCACCGCTCATCGTAGAGAGTGAAGATTTTGCGATTAGCTAGCCTATGAAGAATAATTCAGCTGAGATGAGATACTGATCCTTTTTACTTCGTTTGTTCAGACACTGATGCTTGGAAATTTTAAGCTTTCAATCACTGAAGGCCACTGCACAGGCCGTTGCAGTGATCAAACCAGTTCTGTGAATTCAACCATTTAGGTGGAGGATTTTCGAGTTCTGTTTCTGgtaatttttttccttttttcttttgaTGACTCCAATGGAAAATTAGTGGGCATGAACCAGTTTATGGAATGTGCATTGAGAAGACAGATGTGCATAGTTTGGCAGACGCATCAGATATTTGGCAAGATGGCTGCGTAGCTTGTTAACCTAGATTGCTCAAACCTCCCATTTCTGGAGCTCCAGATTGGGCAAGATGATGCTTGTGCTTTCTGATGCTGCTTCCGGCCACACACACCAAAGGCACAAACATGTCACCGGCCTTTTACATTCTGCATGCTTCCTAAGATTTGCAAGCTGCTGCTCTCCCTGAGTTTTTCTTTTGGCACAGATGCacatcgggggggggggggggggggggggggggggggggcattagAGTTGCAGTAGACTGAGAATTTCCTGTGACAATGTGTTGGCGCAATCCCCCAAGGTGGAGATGGATCTAATCTGGCTTAATCTGTCATTCCGAATCTGCATCAGCCAAAAATGTCTATGGATTTGTTTGTTTTTCAAGTTTATCGTGGCCACAGGTGTGTGAAGGCATCGTGGGTTTGTTTGGTTTCCAATTTCTAGCAGCCAAATGTGTTTTGGGGTGGCATTGTGGCTTTCTTTTTATATCAGGCCGTATTATGGGTTTGATTCTTGAGCTGCAGAACTGGGTGTTTCATGCACTGCGGATTAAAGAATGGACTTGGCCACCCCCTCTGATGTCGAAGACGATCACCTTGAAGCTATCGGGACTCAGCACCTTGTAGGTGACGAGGTACTGATCTTCAGCTGGTGAGCTACGACGAGGGGGCGCCATCCTTCAAGGGTGATCCTGCCGTTGACCACCTGGACCGTGATTCTCTCGGCATAGCCCGTGTTTGTCATCAGAACGAGTTCTGGTGCGATGGTGGTCATGTGCTTGATGAAGTCAGTGGGCATCTGTACTCCCAACATAGGTGCAAGAATGACCTTGCAGAAGTTACTTGGGCCTGAGTTGTAATGGAAATGGTCGTAATTGCGGGGCCTCTTGGGGGCGTTGCCGTCAACCACCGCCTTGCCGTTCGAGCAGTTGGCTGAGGCTACCTCCTTGTCCGAAGCAGCACTGCCGAGGATAAGCTTCTCGGCAGAGCACTTCATTGAACACAAATGAACAAGATTAACGGAGCTACCATGCTAGCAGATCAAACAAGTGAACAAGATCAACGGATAAAAAGACCAAGAGCCTATTTTCATCCTCACTCACCTATCTCAATCACTCCCGGCCCCCCTCTCTCACTACCACTTCAACTTCTAAAGCCCCCATTTATCTACCACCGCATTCCACTTCATCTTCcacccatctctctctctcttctacCATCTCCTCTTTcacaactctctctctctctctctctctctctctctcttacctCTCTCTTTCTTACCACCGCTCTATCACCATGAACCCCTTATCCACCGGCCATGGATAGACGGCAATGCTCCTTGGGTGCTCACGCGGCGACTGCCTGGAGTTTGTGAAGATGATGGGTGTGTGCTTCCGTTTCAACACCGTGGATGAGATGATCAAGGAGGCAGAAGTTGTGCAAGAGTTTGTGAAGATGATGGGTGTGTGCTCCTGTTTCAACACCGTGGATGAGATGATCAAGGAGGCAGAAGTTGTGCTCTTGCAGGCGATGGAGATGAAGACGCTGATGCATGACCGAGCCAAAGGCGCTATGTCAACGATTACCAGCGTCAAAGCTACCACCGCTCGAGGTGCCTCCAGGCCCGTCACTGATTTAACCCCCTTTTAGCTTGATCCCCTTGTGCGGACTAATCGAACCAGTCCTAAATCGATGACTAGATCGATATCTCTTTGTTTAATTGATGCCTAAACCTATCTATCTCGGTGTAATCGATGCCTAAATTGACCTTTCTTCATTTAGTCAATGCCTAAATTGCTCCTCCATTTAATCGATGGGTAATTAGATGCCTACACTGATCCCTGCGAAAGCATGGAGAGATGACTTACCACCATTGACGAAAGCGTGGCGGAGAGAGATCGGTGATGAAGCCGGTGCTAGTCAAAATCAAGTGATTTAAGGGGTTTGTCATTGTAACCCTCTTTTAGTCAAAAATCCTTCCCAATCGCCTTGTGCGGACTAATCGAACAAGCCCTAAATCGATGACTAAATCGATCTTGCTATGTTTAATCGATGCATAAATCGA
This genomic window contains:
- the LOC109737355 gene encoding uncharacterized protein isoform X2 yields the protein MATAEEGEGGEPPGLGRGRCPRFRRSEATRDMAGGGGVGGKEDGGTEPPLQFVLALPATALPAVVSRLEAAVPRKARSYLPRNVPSAWWSLRIPFIQPLPPAGDPANEEEGRRFPRPQRVQVAPSLDPGTADKPPKRLKRCLHCKAVETPQRRSGPMGRGTLCNACGVWYSKNGTLPEHRPVASPIVDSPLENPIWEPEVPGAIYLVRKSATERMPPRTEAAPAPAPRPGTSCLHCGSSEPPLWIEGSMGRREVCTACGMRYKKGRLLPECRPAECSVTDSRQESPVINSPPESPIWEPEVPSSVHLPRKPSKKKKRRRPRSEAPSAPWPANKGKRCQHCGSSETPQWREGPKGRATLCNACGVRYRQGRLLPEYRPVASPTFVPTKHANTHRKVLQLHRTRQSNDEHPSPLPADSVTNLPPIRNELPTTSTAGLASEDPTDAPGYTDNPINVPSSLDSLLLDGPSAPLIVESEDFAIS
- the LOC109737355 gene encoding uncharacterized protein isoform X1; protein product: MATAEEGEGGEVQPPGLGRGRCPRFRRSEATRDMAGGGGVGGKEDGGTEPPLQFVLALPATALPAVVSRLEAAVPRKARSYLPRNVPSAWWSLRIPFIQPLPPAGDPANEEEGRRFPRPQRVQVAPSLDPGTADKPPKRLKRCLHCKAVETPQRRSGPMGRGTLCNACGVWYSKNGTLPEHRPVASPIVDSPLENPIWEPEVPGAIYLVRKSATERMPPRTEAAPAPAPRPGTSCLHCGSSEPPLWIEGSMGRREVCTACGMRYKKGRLLPECRPAECSVTDSRQESPVINSPPESPIWEPEVPSSVHLPRKPSKKKKRRRPRSEAPSAPWPANKGKRCQHCGSSETPQWREGPKGRATLCNACGVRYRQGRLLPEYRPVASPTFVPTKHANTHRKVLQLHRTRQSNDEHPSPLPADSVTNLPPIRNELPTTSTAGLASEDPTDAPGYTDNPINVPSSLDSLLLDGPSAPLIVESEDFAIS